From the genome of Oceanococcus atlanticus:
GCGCGTTTACCCGCTCGTTCAAACGCTGGTGTGGCCTGACGCCGCGCTCGTGGCGTAGCCGCCTGCCCTCACAAAAAAGCCCCAACCACGCATGATGGTCGGGGCTTTTCGGCAGGCCTGAGATGGACCTGCGGGGGAGTTAAAACTTAGAGGATGTCGTCGAACGACCAGCCGTAGCCGACGGTGAAAGTCGGTTCCTGATCATCGATATCGGTATCCGAAACCATCACGTAGAGATCGCCGAAGCCAAAGGTGATGGCGTAGTCAACGTAGCTGGCATCATCAAACGCATCGTCCATGAATTCGGTCATACCGGCATGCAGGGTCATGCTGGCTTTGTCGCTCAGCGCGAAATCCAGACCCACGTTGGCGTACACGTAATCGTCGTCATCTACATTGCTGAAACCAGACGGCGCGTAGGCCACACCGAGACTGACAGGGCCAAAGGCAGCGCTGGCGTAAACCTCAGCGGCGTCCTGTGTACCCAGCGCATCCGGGAAGTAGTAGTACAGGTAGCCGATGTCGAAGGTGTCATTGGCCCAACCTGCATAGAAATCGACTTCCTGCTCGCCAGCGGCGCTGGAAATCCAGGTTCCGGCGTACAGACCACCCGCGCCTGACCAGTCAACACCACCGGAGACCTGCGGGTCGCCGAAAACAAGACCACGGAAGACGTACTGCGATGCAACGCCGATGTTGCCCGTCACTTCAGCAGCAGCCGGAGCACTAAACATGGCGCCGGAGCTCAAAGCCAGACCTGCAGCAAGACTCAAATACTTCTTCATTCGTAAAGTTCCCTGTTGGTTGTCAAATCTGCATGCACCCAACCCAAACCCGGGGGCATGCGACCTGTCAGGGCTTAAAGCAATAGCCTTGCCAACTTTACAATTATTTTATATTCAAATGCTTACATCATTTCCAGGCAGCAGCCGGGACGCCGAGCACCAATTGAGTGCAACGCACCACCACGGAACGCCCCGTTGCGCAGCACAGCACCACCCGGCAGCCTGAACTTCGCACCGCCCCGCGCTGTTCAATACACAGCGCGTGTTTTTACTTTGTCAGCTTGTCGAGGCCGAACTTCCCAGACAGCACACGGTCCAGACGCGCGCCGGGCAACCAGCGCTTGAG
Proteins encoded in this window:
- a CDS encoding TorF family putative porin, with translation MKKYLSLAAGLALSSGAMFSAPAAAEVTGNIGVASQYVFRGLVFGDPQVSGGVDWSGAGGLYAGTWISSAAGEQEVDFYAGWANDTFDIGYLYYYFPDALGTQDAAEVYASAAFGPVSLGVAYAPSGFSNVDDDDYVYANVGLDFALSDKASMTLHAGMTEFMDDAFDDASYVDYAITFGFGDLYVMVSDTDIDDQEPTFTVGYGWSFDDIL